Proteins encoded by one window of Xylocopa sonorina isolate GNS202 chromosome 16, iyXylSono1_principal, whole genome shotgun sequence:
- the LOC143431068 gene encoding uncharacterized protein LOC143431068, with product MLSRNRKARFVPCFGSVEVVVCLWVACAVLTLVASQQKFYIQGRYGKRQEPHADSFFISGGRYGRSGSKSLPKLVEIVPRVDRYYWDSRHGKRVPQDYRPLSSVNRFSAVLDFMDQIDLDRENDASNENDLDPLS from the exons ATGCTCTCGCGGAACAGGAAGGCGCGATTCGTGCCGTGCTTTGGTAGCGTCGAGGTCGTCGTGTGTTTGTGGGTCGCGTGTGCTGTTTTAACTCTGGTCGCATCTCAGCAGAAGTTTTACATCCAGGGTCGCTATGGTAAAAGACAGGAACCGCACGCAG ATTCGTTCTTCATCTCCGGCGGCAGATACGGGCGAAGCGGAAGCAAATCGTTGCCAAAGTTGGTGGAGATCGTGCCAAGGGTCGACAGATACTATTGGGACAGTCGACACGGGAAACGCGTCCCTCAGGATTATCGGCCACTCTCCTCGGTGAACCGCTTCAGCGCGGTCCTCGACTTCATGGACCAAATCGACCTCGACCGTGAAAACGACGCCAGCAACGAGAACGATCTCGATCCTTTGTCTTAA